A single window of Oceanispirochaeta sp. DNA harbors:
- a CDS encoding AAA family ATPase, with amino-acid sequence MKMRDVYSHFNLSSDPFTREIKTENLKTLPGVSNALEQLQILFDTKGIGILTGKSGSGKTCVLRMASDSLHQGTYESHYICHTSVGIQEFYSHLCHTFGLQPCGRRAPMYKAVHEHILNMHRTKHVHPILIIDEADKLGNDILQEIRLIANFNYDSLNAVTILLCGQEPLIQKLGLSSLESLANSVTVTVRMDTLKKEETFSYIEQRIGDVSSGASIFTKPSMNLIHDASSGVMRVINNMAQHALIKAYLSGNSTVEKEHVQSVLSR; translated from the coding sequence ATGAAAATGCGGGATGTTTACTCTCACTTCAATCTATCGTCGGATCCATTCACAAGGGAGATTAAAACAGAAAATTTGAAAACACTCCCGGGGGTAAGTAATGCCCTGGAACAGCTTCAGATTCTATTTGATACAAAGGGAATTGGTATCCTGACAGGAAAATCCGGGTCAGGAAAAACCTGTGTCCTGAGAATGGCAAGTGACTCTCTTCATCAAGGAACTTATGAATCTCACTACATCTGCCATACCTCTGTGGGAATACAGGAATTCTACTCTCATTTATGCCACACCTTTGGTCTACAGCCGTGTGGTAGAAGGGCTCCAATGTATAAAGCCGTTCATGAGCACATCCTGAATATGCATCGTACGAAACATGTTCACCCCATTCTTATCATTGATGAGGCAGATAAACTGGGTAATGATATCCTCCAGGAAATCAGGCTGATCGCCAATTTCAATTATGACTCTCTCAATGCTGTTACAATCCTGCTTTGCGGCCAGGAGCCCTTGATTCAAAAACTGGGATTATCCTCACTGGAATCTCTGGCAAACTCGGTTACTGTCACAGTAAGAATGGATACTTTGAAAAAAGAGGAAACCTTCTCATATATTGAACAGCGAATCGGTGATGTTTCATCTGGGGCATCCATATTTACTAAGCCCTCCATGAATCTCATCCATGATGCTTCAAGCGGTGTGATGCGGGTGATCAACAATATGGCGCAGCATGCATTAATAAAAGCCTATCTGTCAGGAAATTCCACTGTTGAGAAAGAGCATGTTCAATCGGTGTTGAGTCGTTGA